In Kordia antarctica, the following proteins share a genomic window:
- the rpsO gene encoding 30S ribosomal protein S15: MYLTKEVKAEIFAKHGKSATDTGTSECQIALFTHRINHLTEHLKKNRKDYNTERSLVMLVGKRRSLLDYLKKTEINRYRAIIVELGLRK, from the coding sequence ATGTACTTAACTAAAGAAGTTAAAGCGGAAATTTTCGCAAAGCATGGAAAATCAGCAACTGACACTGGAACATCAGAATGTCAGATTGCATTATTCACGCACAGAATTAATCACTTAACAGAGCATTTAAAGAAAAATCGTAAAGATTATAATACAGAGCGCTCTCTAGTAATGTTAGTAGGTAAAAGAAGAAGCTTACTTGATTACTTAAAGAAAACTGAGATCAACAGATATCGTGCGATAATTGTAGAATTAGGATTAAGAAAATAA
- a CDS encoding polyribonucleotide nucleotidyltransferase, which translates to MIPKVFKEVIDLGDGREISIETGKLAKQAHGSVVVQSGKCMLLCTVVSNYEQKDLGFLPLTVDYREKFAAAGRYPGGFFKREARPSDGEVLTMRLVDRVLRPLFPKDYTAETQVMIQLMSHDENVMPDAMAGLAASAAIQLSDFPFECAISEARVGRVNGEFIINPTRAQLAESDIDMMIGASADSVMMVEGEMDEISEDEMADAIKFAHEAIKVQCAAQLRLAEAFGKKEVREYEGERTDADLEKKVHDMAYDKVYAIAKAGSAKHERSAAFAEIKADIKATFSEEELEDYGGLVSDYYRKAEKAAIRDLTLNEGLRLDGRKTDEIRPIWCEIDYLPSTHGSSIFTRGETQALATVTLGTSRDANKIDMPSFEGEENFYLHYNFPPFCTGEARPIRGTSRREVGHGNLAQRGLKGMIPESCPYTVRVVSEVLESNGSSSMATVCAGTMALMDAGVQMIRPVSGIAMGLISDAESGKYAVLSDILGDEDHLGDMDFKVTGTAEGITACQMDIKVKGLSYEILVNALKQARDGRLHILTKLTDTIATPNADVKEHAPTMVTRRIPNEFIGALIGPGGKVIQEMQKVTETTIVINEDPVTEEGIVEILGVGKAGIEAVMAKIDSLLFKPEKGSIYEVKVVKMLDFGAVVEYIEAPGNEVLLHISELAWERTDNVTDIVNMGDVLDVKYFGVDPKTRKEKVSRKAILPKPEGYVARPPRDDKRPSGGRDNRRDDRKPREDRKPREDKN; encoded by the coding sequence ATGATTCCAAAAGTTTTTAAAGAGGTTATAGACCTTGGTGACGGAAGAGAAATTTCTATCGAAACCGGAAAATTAGCAAAGCAGGCACATGGTTCTGTTGTTGTTCAGTCTGGAAAATGTATGCTATTATGTACAGTTGTTTCCAATTACGAACAAAAAGATCTTGGTTTTCTACCCTTAACGGTAGATTACAGAGAGAAATTTGCGGCTGCAGGTCGGTATCCTGGTGGTTTCTTCAAAAGAGAAGCAAGACCAAGTGATGGCGAGGTGTTAACGATGCGTTTAGTAGACAGAGTTTTACGTCCATTATTCCCAAAAGATTATACAGCAGAAACGCAAGTGATGATTCAGTTAATGTCTCATGACGAAAATGTAATGCCAGACGCTATGGCAGGTTTAGCAGCATCAGCAGCTATTCAATTATCAGATTTTCCATTTGAATGCGCCATCTCTGAAGCAAGAGTTGGTCGTGTAAATGGTGAATTCATTATCAACCCAACTAGAGCACAATTAGCAGAATCTGACATCGATATGATGATTGGAGCTTCCGCTGATTCTGTAATGATGGTTGAAGGTGAAATGGATGAAATTTCTGAAGACGAAATGGCTGACGCAATTAAGTTTGCACATGAAGCTATTAAAGTACAATGTGCTGCTCAACTAAGATTAGCAGAAGCATTCGGAAAGAAAGAAGTTCGTGAATACGAAGGAGAAAGAACAGATGCAGATTTAGAGAAGAAGGTTCATGATATGGCATACGATAAAGTATATGCTATTGCAAAAGCTGGATCGGCTAAACACGAAAGAAGTGCTGCATTTGCAGAAATTAAAGCAGATATCAAAGCAACTTTTTCTGAAGAAGAATTAGAAGATTATGGTGGTTTAGTTTCTGATTATTATCGCAAAGCTGAAAAAGCTGCCATTAGAGATTTAACCTTAAATGAAGGTTTACGTTTAGATGGTCGTAAAACTGACGAGATTAGACCAATTTGGTGTGAGATAGATTACTTACCATCAACACACGGTTCGTCTATATTTACGCGTGGAGAAACGCAAGCATTAGCAACTGTAACTTTAGGAACGTCTAGAGATGCAAATAAAATAGATATGCCATCATTCGAAGGTGAAGAAAATTTCTATTTACATTATAACTTCCCTCCTTTTTGTACAGGTGAAGCAAGACCTATTCGTGGAACATCTCGTAGAGAAGTTGGACATGGAAATTTAGCACAACGTGGATTAAAAGGAATGATTCCTGAAAGTTGCCCGTACACAGTTCGTGTTGTATCTGAAGTATTAGAATCTAACGGTTCGTCTTCAATGGCAACTGTTTGTGCTGGTACAATGGCATTAATGGACGCAGGTGTTCAAATGATAAGACCAGTTTCTGGGATTGCAATGGGATTAATTTCTGATGCTGAATCTGGAAAATATGCTGTATTGTCTGATATTTTAGGTGATGAAGATCATTTAGGAGATATGGACTTTAAAGTGACTGGAACTGCTGAAGGAATTACAGCATGTCAAATGGATATTAAAGTAAAAGGATTGTCATACGAAATTCTTGTGAATGCTTTAAAACAAGCTCGTGACGGACGTTTACATATTTTAACTAAACTAACAGATACGATTGCTACACCAAATGCTGACGTAAAAGAACACGCGCCAACAATGGTTACACGTAGAATTCCTAACGAATTTATTGGAGCCTTAATTGGACCTGGTGGAAAAGTAATTCAAGAGATGCAAAAAGTAACTGAGACAACAATCGTTATTAACGAAGATCCAGTAACTGAAGAAGGTATTGTTGAAATTTTAGGAGTTGGAAAAGCAGGTATTGAAGCTGTAATGGCAAAAATAGATTCTTTATTGTTCAAACCAGAAAAAGGAAGCATTTACGAAGTGAAAGTTGTAAAAATGCTAGACTTTGGAGCTGTTGTAGAATATATAGAAGCACCAGGAAACGAAGTGTTATTACATATTTCTGAATTGGCTTGGGAACGCACAGATAACGTAACTGACATTGTGAATATGGGAGATGTTTTGGACGTTAAGTATTTTGGAGTTGATCCAAAGACACGTAAAGAGAAAGTTTCTCGTAAAGCAATCTTACCAAAACCTGAAGGGTATGTTGCAAGACCACCAAGAGATGACAAACGCCCAAGTGGCGGGCGTGATAACAGACGAGACGATAGAAAACCTCGTGAAGATCGCAAACCAAGAGAAGATAAGAATTAA
- a CDS encoding helix-turn-helix domain-containing protein: protein MGSNFFNFLLIAGAVQGFIFNGVTLLSRKKVDKVIIFLNLTVFFLSLNNLQAWLIAEEYRFDMFFLRQFLVPWYLFIMPMFYMFLIHYLKIQDKVKDYLKIAIVLFLVELIARIVLIASVPENDTSAIRIYTSTEEIINATFSIFLFCKCFQIIFKRSKLLDFIADYDNIKWLKIFLILGGFVLIFWVLAIILNNYFNDDRAYYPLRLATSILLYWIGYQGFFRYTIVHDRILLRGKLAELKSGNTQKVVVQTETNLVEKHQQEFENIANYIIAEQRFLDTKLSLEQLSDELEISAGHLSKLINTYSEYNFSDYINSLRVSQAKVFLKDDDFDNYTIVAIGLECGFNSRSTFYTAFKKFTDQTPSEYRKLS from the coding sequence ATGGGTTCTAATTTTTTTAATTTCTTATTAATTGCTGGTGCGGTTCAAGGATTTATCTTTAATGGAGTTACGTTGTTATCAAGGAAAAAAGTTGACAAGGTTATCATCTTTTTAAATTTAACAGTTTTCTTTTTATCGCTAAACAACTTGCAAGCGTGGTTAATTGCAGAAGAATATCGATTTGATATGTTTTTTCTACGACAATTTTTAGTGCCTTGGTATCTATTTATTATGCCGATGTTTTACATGTTTTTAATTCATTACTTAAAAATTCAAGATAAAGTAAAAGACTATTTAAAAATTGCAATTGTATTATTTTTAGTTGAATTAATTGCCAGAATAGTTCTCATCGCAAGTGTTCCTGAAAATGACACATCAGCTATAAGAATATATACATCAACCGAAGAAATTATAAATGCAACATTTTCAATTTTCCTATTCTGTAAATGCTTTCAAATTATATTCAAACGAAGTAAACTGCTTGATTTTATTGCGGATTATGACAATATAAAATGGTTGAAAATTTTTCTAATTCTTGGCGGATTTGTGCTTATTTTTTGGGTCTTGGCAATCATACTAAACAATTATTTCAACGATGATCGCGCGTATTATCCGCTGCGTTTGGCAACTTCTATATTATTATATTGGATTGGTTATCAAGGGTTTTTTAGATATACAATTGTACACGATCGAATTTTATTACGTGGAAAATTAGCGGAGTTAAAGTCAGGAAATACACAGAAAGTTGTTGTGCAAACGGAAACTAATTTAGTTGAAAAGCATCAACAAGAATTTGAAAACATAGCGAATTATATCATTGCCGAACAACGATTTTTAGACACCAAATTAAGCTTAGAACAATTGTCTGACGAATTGGAAATCAGCGCCGGACATTTATCAAAACTCATCAATACATATAGTGAATACAACTTTTCCGATTACATCAATTCATTACGCGTTTCGCAAGCAAAAGTATTTCTAAAAGATGATGATTTTGACAATTATACGATTGTTGCTATTGGATTGGAATGCGGTTTCAATTCGCGATCTACGTTCTACACAGCGTTCAAAAAATTTACCGATCAAACACCTTCCGAATATCGAAAATTAAGTTAA